A section of the Jaculus jaculus isolate mJacJac1 chromosome 6, mJacJac1.mat.Y.cur, whole genome shotgun sequence genome encodes:
- the LOC101595676 gene encoding keratin, type II cytoskeletal 73: protein MSRQFTCKPGAASNRGFSGCSAVLSGGSSSSYRAGVKGLGGGFSSRSLYSLRGARNVSFNVAGGSGHAGGFGFGRSRTSGFAGSMFGSVALGTSSPAVCLPGGIHQVTINKSLLAPLNVELDPEIQKVRAQEREQIKALNNKFASFIDKVRFLEQQNQVLETKWELLQQLDLNNCRKNLEPIYESHISSLRKQLEALSGDRVRLDSELRTMRDAVEDCKKRYEEEINKRTTAENEFVVLKKDVDAAYMSKVELQAKVDALDGEIKFLKCLYEGEIAQMQSHISDTSVILSMDNNRNLDLDGIISEVRAQYEDIALKSKAEAETLYQTKFQELQLAAGRHGDDLKHTRNEISELTRLIQRLRSEIESVKKQCSNLETAIADAEQRGECALKDARAKLDELEGALQQAKEELARMLREHQELMSVKLALDIEIATYRKLLEGEECRMSGEYTNSVSISVISSSTAGTAGTGTGFGFSGTGTYGYRPSSVGGGYGMLPGGCVTGSGNCSPRGETKTKLGSASEFKDAPGKSLALSSPSKKAMR, encoded by the exons ATGAGCCGCCAATTCACCTGCAAACCGGGAGCTGCCTCCAACAGGGGCTTCAGCGGCTGCTCGGCGGTGCTGTCCGGGGGCAGCTCGTCTTCCTACCGGGCAGGGGTCAAGGGGCTCGGTGGAGGATTCAGCAGTCGCAGCCTCTACAGCCTGAGGGGCGCCAGGAATGTCTCCTTCAATGTAGCTGGTGGCAGTGGGCATGCAGGAGGTTTTGGGTTTGGCCGGAGCCGGACCAGTGGCTTTGCTGGCAGCATGTTTGGCAGTGTGGCCCTGGGGACCTCGAGCCCTGCTGTGTGTCTCCCTGGGGGCATCCACCAGGTCACCATCAACAAGAGCCTGCTGGCCCCACTCAACGTCGAGCTGGACCCCGAGATCCAGAAGGTGCGCGCCCAGGAGCGCGAGCAGATCAAGGCGCTGAACAACAAGTTCGCCTCCTTCATCGACAAG GTGCGCTTCCTGGAGCAGCAGAACCAGGTGCTGGAGACCAAGTGGGAGCTGCTGCAGCAGCTGGACCTGAACAACTGCAGGAAGAACCTGGAGCCCATTTATGAGAGCCACATCAGCAGCCTGCGGAAGCAGCTGGAGGCGCTGTCCGGGGACCGGGTGAGGCTGGACTCGGAGCTGAGGACCATGCGGGACGCGGTGGAGGACTGCAAGAAGAG GTACGAAGAGGAAATAAACAAGCGTACAACTGCCGAGAATGAGTTTGTGGTGCTTAAGAAG GATGTGGATGCCGCGTACATGAGCAAGGTGGAGCTTCAGGCCAAGGTGGACGCCTTGGATGGGGAGATCAAGTTCCTCAAGTGCCTGTACGAAGGG GAGATTGCTCAGATGCAGTCCCACATCAGTGACACATCAGTCATCTTGTCCATGGACAACAACCGTAACCTGGACCTGGATGGTATCATCTCTGAGGTCCGTGCCCAGTATGAGGACATCGCCCTGAAGAGCAAGGCTGAGGCTGAGACGCTGTACCAGACCAAG ttccaggagctgcagcTGGCAGCCGGCCGGCATGGAGATGACCTGAAACACACCAGGAATGAGATCTCCGAGCTGACCCGGCTCATCCAGAGGTTACGCTCCGAGATCGAGAGCGTAAAAAAGCAG TGCTCCAACCTGGAGACAGCCATCGCCGATGCGGAGCAGCGAGGTGAATGTGCCCTCAAGGATGCTCGAGCCAAGTTGGATGAGCTGGAGGGTGCCCTGCAGCAGGCCAAGGAGGAGCTGGCCCGGATGCTGCGGGAACACCAGGAGCTGATGAGCGTGAAGCTGGCCCTGGACATCGAGATCGCCACCTACCGCAAGCTGCTGGAGGGCGAGGAGTGCCG GATGTCTGGAGAATACACCAACTCCGTGAGCATTT CGGTCATCAGCAGCTCCACGGCTGGGACAGCGGGAACAGGGACCGGCTTTGGGTTCAGTGGCACTGGCACCTATGGCTACCGGCCCAGCTCTGTTGGTGGGGGCTATGGCATGCTGCCAGGGGGCTGTGTCACTGGCAGTGGGAACTGTAGCCCCCGTGGGGAGACCAAGACCAAGCTGGGCAGCGCAAGCGAATTCAAGGATGCGCCAGGGAAGAGCTTGGCTCTGAGCTCACCAAGCAAGAAAGCCATGAGATAA